The following are encoded in a window of Arctopsyche grandis isolate Sample6627 chromosome 4, ASM5162203v2, whole genome shotgun sequence genomic DNA:
- the DCP2 gene encoding decapping mRNA 2: METGSASVVGGAGAAAAAAATATAGAGVSSVRQYQHQHHHSIPIEVLDDLSSRFIINIPEEDRADLVRICFQIELAHWFYLDFYCPDESYNVHPCGMKEFAAHIFQHIPFLQKHKSNLANILDNWREYKLSVPTYGAIILNEDLSHVLLVQSFLTKASWGFPKGKVNEDEEPWLCACREVLEETGFDITPHLNKNDFIESTIHDQLVRLYIVGYIPKTTKFQPRTRNEIKACEWFPLIDLPSNRKDVTPKIKMGVNPNAFFMVLPFVKRLKRWVAESIKNNSSSKRLRHKSMGDLETSIRRNSSKGISQGFEKEIFEYQQSQVFESKTVINPAKNGNNQGKKDKKGNFRRKLFTNNNGQNINQAVAKQNPISSLQISFDVMAKSWMNFKFDKKAIWESMS, encoded by the exons ATGGAGACCGGCAGTGCAAGTGTCGTCGGGGGCGCGGGAGCGGCTGCGGCTGCGGCTGCGACTGCGACTGCGGGGGCCGGAGTCTCTTCAGTGCGTCAATATCAACATCAACACCACCATTCGATCCCGATTGAAGTGTTGGACGACCTTAGCAG TCGATTTATAATTAACATACCGGAAGAAGATAGAGCCGATTTAGTTCGAATTTGTTTCCAAATTGAGCTCGCTCACTGGTTCTACTTAGACTTTTATTGCCCTGATGAATCGTACAATGTTCATCCGTGCGGTATGAAAGAATTTGCTGCCCATATTTTCCAG CATATTCCGTTCCTTCAGAAGCACAAGTCTAATTTAGCTAATATCTTAGACAATTGGAGGGAATATAAACTATCGGTGCCAACGTATGGTgctattattttgaatgaagacTTATCGCATGTGCTGTTGGTGCAGTCGTTTTTGACTAAAGCCTCTTGGGGGTTTCCTAAAGGGAAAGTTAACGAAGATGAAGAACCTTGGCTTTGTGCTTGTAGAGAA GTACTCGAAGAAACTGGATTCGATATTACTccccatttaaataaaaatgattttattgaatCTACTATACACGATCAACTCGTTAGATTATATATTGTAGGATACATTCCAAAAACTACAAAATTTCAACCGAG AACGAGAAATGAAATCAAAGCGTGTGAATGGTTTCCACTGATTGATTTGCCTTCGAATAGAAAAGATGTAACGCCCAAAATAAAAATGGGCGTAAATccaaatgcattttttatggtTCTTCCGTTTGTTAAAAGACTGAAACGATGGGTCGCAGAAAGTATCAAAAATAATAGTAGCTCAAAAAGATTGCGCCATAAGTCTATGGGCGATTTGGAAACGTCTATTAGAAGAAATTCCAGTAAAGGAATTTCGCAAGGATTCGAAAAAGAAATATTCGAATACCAACAGAGTCAGGTTTTTGAATCAAAAACGGTTATAAATCCAGCAAAGAATGGAAACAATCAGGGTAAAAAAGACAAAAAAGGAAATTTTAGAAGAAAATTATTCACAAACAATAATGGGCAAAATATCAATCAAGCCGTTGCAAAACAAAATCCAATTAGTAGCCTCCAAATAAGTTTTGATGTCATGGCAAAGTCTtggatgaattttaaatttgataaaaaagctATTTGGGAAAGCATGTCATAG
- the LOC143910715 gene encoding glycosylated lysosomal membrane protein B-like: MASIRRLQLLVTLAFTQCCLVISTDEVKPVTHYDRQINSYMNPGLKSNETDAILMYIEAVGDMDVMHYIWDFTRGTPTVLFAITDINVTLDVTWSEDKPSGFIFSETPKYNFGFQFTKIWEFNDVNDTAMFNPDINPFVEFDCSNIKWKRSSVIQEKGEVTLVVVTHFIGEGNDKRAGDVSVKLDMFPYISHALDLPHLIHTANSSLIDIVLENITLSRTFNKSRFAVELIMTSADKLKGDFAVKVQKSLDDEHTPGVFEIVEIVTPETYNSGNGGYLQYRPVIYNEPSRDVECSDGLHMSNLENAIVDEKSIVHVFFANVAENFNVLSKTVRMTFGTQEDGFYKKTNFTAWSFAVGYGKPPVDNFSAFLIILLGIGLGVPALLCALGGICIYFKKDRTDNEPRRLVEE, translated from the exons ATGGCGTCCATTCGTCGGCTGCAGCTGCTGGTGACGTTGGCTTTTACGCAGTGTTGTCTGGTCATAAGCACCGATGAGGTTAAACCTGTCACTCACTATGACAGACAG ATAAACTCATACATGAATCCAGGTCTTAAATCGAATGAAACCGATGCTATTTTGATGTACATTGAAGCCGTCGGTGATATGGATGTGATGCACTACATATGGGATTTCACACGCGGAACACCTACCGTTTTATTCGCGATTACTGATATCAATGTCACGTTAGATGTCACGTGGTCAGAGGATAAACCGAGTGGATTTATTTTTTCCGAAACACCAAAGTACAATTTTGGTTTTCAATTCACTAAG ATATGGGAGTTCAACGATGTTAATGACACAGCAATGTTCAACCCAGACATAAATCCGTTTGTTGAATTCGATTGTAGCAATATCAAGTGGAAAAGATCAAGTGTCATCCAAGAGAAGGGGGAAGTCACATTGGTTGTTGTTACACATTTTATTGGCGAAGGAAACGATAAAAGAGCTGGAGATGTCTCGGTTAAA cTCGATATGTTCCCGTACATTTCTCACGCTTTAGATCTTCCCCATTTGATACATACCGCTAATTCTTCTCTCATTGATATTGTATTGGAAAACATCACACTATCAAGAACATTCAATAAATCTAGATTTGCTGTAGAGTTGATTATGACAAGTGCCGATAAACTCAAAGGTGATTTTGCAGTCAAAGTTCAAAAAAGTCTAGACGATGAGCACACACCGGGAGTATTTGAG ATCGTTGAAATCGTCACACCAGAAACTTATAATTCGGGCAATGGTGGCTACTTACAGTATAGACCTGTAATATACAATGAACCTAGTAGAGATGTCGAATGTTCAGATGGACTACATATGAGTAATTTGGAGAATGCCATTGTAGATGAGAAATCAATTGTTCATGTCTTCTTTGCCAATGTAGCTGAAAACTTCAATGTTTTGAGTAAAACTGTGCGCATGACTTTTGGAACCCAAGAAGATGGTTTCTACaagaaaacaaattttacaGCTTG GTCATTCGCAGTTGGCTATGGTAAACCTCCAGTTGACAACTTTTCAGCGTTTTTGATTATTCTCTTGGGAATCGGTTTAGGAGTACCAGCTTTGCTTTGTGCGCTAggaggtatatgtatatattttaagaaaGACAGAACAGATAATGAACCAAGAAGACTTGTAGAAGAATAG